The Zingiber officinale cultivar Zhangliang chromosome 10A, Zo_v1.1, whole genome shotgun sequence genome contains a region encoding:
- the LOC122027120 gene encoding LRR receptor-like serine/threonine-protein kinase ER1 — protein sequence MAVPWGGLAVLVLLGALSSVHGEASDGATLLEIKKSFRNVGNILYDWTDAPSSDYCLWRGVTCDNATFNVVALNLSGLNLDGEISPAVGNLKSLVSIDLKANRLSGQIPDEIGACSSLKTLDLSFNNIYGDIPFSISKLKQLENLILKNNQLIGPIPSTLSQIPNLKILDLAQNKLSGEIPRLIYWNEVLQYLGLRGNKLEGNLSPDMCQLTGLWYFDVKNNSLTGNIPESIGNCTSFQVLDLSYNQLTGEIPFNIGFLQIATLSLQGNRFTGPIPPVIGLMQALAVLDLSCNFLSGPIPPILGNLTYTEKLYLQSNKLTGSIPPELGNMTRLHYLELNDNQLSGYIPPELGNLTDLFDLNIANNNLEGPIPENLSSCVNLNSLNAHGNKLNGTIPRAFKKLESMTYLNLSLNKLKGSIPFELSKISNLDTLDISCNEINGPIPSSIGGLEHLLKLNLSNNQISGNIPAEFGNLRSIQEIDLSKNYLSNAIPEELGLLQNMITLNLENNNLSGGIVALTNCPSLLVLNLSNNNFVGDVPTVNNFSRFSPESFIGNLGLCGYWLSSPCHSSHPPQRAPFSKAAIWGIAFGALLILLAVLVAACRPHKPPPFSDSSIHKPVNNISPKLVILHMNMALHVYEDIMRMTENLSEKYIIGYGASSTVYKCMLKNCKPVAIKRLYSQYPQNLKEFETELDTVGSIKHRNLVSLQGYSLSPIGNLLFYDYMENGSLWDILHGPTKKKKLDWEARLRIALGSAQGLAYLHHDCSPRIIHRDVKSSNILLDKDFEAHLTDFGIAKSLCISKTHTSTYVMGTIGYIDPEYARTSRLNEKSDVYSFGIVLLELLTGRKAVDNESNLHQLILSKASSNAVMETVDPDVSSTCKDLGDAKKVFQLALLCTKRQPSDRPTMHEVSRVLGCLVQSDPTPKQTQPQAPLAPSYIDGYANLKTKNALSCVGSQSTSDAQLFLKFGEVISQNSI from the exons ATGGCCGTGCCGTGGGGAGGGCTCGCCGTCTTGGTCCTGCTCGGGGCTCTGAGTTCGGTGCACGGCGAAGCGAGCGACG GTGCCACGTTACTGGAGATCAAGAAGTCATTCCGTAATGTTGGCAACATATTGTATGATTGGACGGATGCTCCATCTTCTGACTATTGTTTGTGGCGAGGGGTCACTTGTGACAATGCGACATTTAATGTTGTGGCGCT TAATCTATCTGGACTGAATCTTGATGGGGAGATATCTCCTGCTGTCGGAAACCTCAAGAGCCTTGTTTCTAT TGATCTGAAGGCCAATCGATTGTCTGGACAAATCCCAGATGAGATCGGTGCTTGCTCGTCCTTGAAAACATT GGACTTATCGTTCAACAACATCTATGGGGACATACCTTTTTCGATATCAAAGCTGAAGCAATTGGAGAACTT GATCTTGAAGAACAATCAATTGATTGGACCTATTCCTTCAACTTTATCGCAAATTCCAAACTTGAAGATATT GGACCTAGCTCAAAATAAATTGAGTGGGGAGATACCAAGGCTTATCTACTGGAATGAAGTGTTACAATACTT GGGTCTCCGCGGTAATAAGTTGGAAGGAAATTTGTCGCCTGATATGTGCCAGTTGACAGGGTTGTGGTACTT TGACGTGAAGAACAACAGCTTGACTGGAAATATACCGGAGAGCATTGGAAATTGTACCAGTTTTCAAGTTTT GGACTTGTCATACAATCAACTTACAGGAGAAATTCCATTTAATATTGGATTTTTGCAAATCGCAACGCT ATCTTTGCAAGGGAACAGATTTACTGGACCCATTCCACCTGTGATCGGTTTGATGCAAGCTCTTGCAGTGCT AGATCTGAGTTGCAATTTTCTTAGTGGACCGATTCCTCCTATTTTGGGCAACTTGACGTATACTGAGAAACT GTATCTGCAAAGCAACAAGTTGACTGGGTCAATCCCGCCGGAGCTGGGTAACATGACAAGGCTTCACTACTT GGAGCTGAATGATAACCAGCTCAGTGGTTACATTCCCCCTGAGCTTGGAAACCTCACCGATTTGTTTGACTT AAATATTGCCAACAACAATCTCGAAGGACCTATCCCTGAAAACTTGAGCTCATGTGTGAATCTAAATAGTTT AAATGCACATGGCAATAAACTAAATGGAACCATTCCACGAGCATTTAAGAAACTGGAGAGCATGACATATCT GAACCTCTCATTAAACAAATTAAAGGGATCTATACCATTTGAATTGTCTAAAATTAGTAATTTGGACACACT AGACATATCGTGCAATGAGATAAATGGCCCCATACCTTCATCTATTGGTGGTTTAGAACATCTTCTGAAATT AAATTTGAGCAATAATCAAATTTCTGGTAACATACCTGCTGAGTTTGGAAACTTGAGAAGCATCCAGGAGAT TGATTTGTCGAAAAACTACTTGTCGAATGCAATTCCTGAGGAACTTGGACTGCTTCAGAATATGATCACACT GAATTTGGAAAACAACAATTTGTCTGGTGGCATCGTAGCTCTCACTAACTGCCCAAGTCTTCTTGTTCt GAACCTATCCAATAATAATTTTGTTGGTGATGTTCCCACAGTCAACAATTTTTCCCGATTTTCTCCTGAGAG TTTTATAGGAAATCTCGGACTTTGTGGCTACTGGTTAAGCTCTCCTTGCCACTCATCCCATCCACCACAGCGAG CTCCATTCTCAAAAGCTGCCATTTGGGGCATTGCCTTTGGTGCTTTGTTAATCCTTTTGGCGGTCTTAGTTGCAGCTTGCCGACCACACAAACCGCCTCCGTTTTCAGATAGCTCAATTCACAAACCAG TTAATAATATTTCACCAAAGCTGGTGATCCTTCACATGAATATGGCTCTTCATGTGTACGAGGATATCATGAGAATGACAGAAAACCTTAGTGAGAAATATATTATTGGTTATGGTGCATCAAGCACAGTATACAAATGTATGCTGAAGAATTGCAAACCAGTAGCTATCAAGAGATTGTATTCTCAATATCCACAGAACTTGAAGGAATTCGAAACCGAACTCGATACTGTAGGGAGTATCAAGCATAGGAATCTGGTCAGCCTCCAGGGGTACTCGCTGTCCCCAATCGGCAACCTCCTCTTTTATGATTACATGGAGAATGGCAGCCTATGGGATATCCTACATG GCCCTACAAAGAAGAAAAAACTGGATTGGGAGGCACGTCTCCGTATCGCACTTGGCTCGGCACAAGGCCTGGCTTACCTCCACCATGACTGTAGCCCCCGAATTATACACCGAGATGTTAAGTCCTCAAACATCCTCCTGGACAAAGATTTTGAAGCCCATCTCACAGATTTTGGCATTGCAAAGAGCCTTTGTATCTCCAAAACTCACACCTCCACCTATGTAATGGGCACAATTGGATACATAGATCCTGAATATGCTCGGACGTCTAGATTGAACGAGAAGTCTGATGTTTACAGCTTTGGCATTGTCCTGCTTGAACTTCTGACCGGGAGGAAGGCGGTCGACAACGAGTCCAATCTTCATCAGTTG ATTCTGTCAAAGGCCTCGAGCAATGCTGTCATGGAGACAGTAGATCCGGATGTTTCCTCCACATGCAAAGATCTCGGAGACGCGAAAAAAGTGTTTCAACTGGCTCTTCTCTGCACCAAAAGGCAACCCTCCGACCGACCGACCATGCACGAGGTAAGCCGTGTGCTCGGATGTCTCGTGCAGTCGGATCCGACACCAAAGCAGACCCAACCACAAGCCCCATTGGCGCCAAGCTACATCGACGGGTATGCCAACCTCAAGACCAAGAACGCCCTGAGCTGCGTCGGGTCGCAGAGCACATCCGACGCGCAGCTCTTCCTCAAGTTCGGCGAAGTGATATCGCAAAATtccatttaa